One Flagellimonas sp. CMM7 genomic region harbors:
- a CDS encoding antibiotic biosynthesis monooxygenase — protein MILEVAILQVKQEKQTAFEENYVKASSIISSMRGYVSHELKKCIEIEDQYILLVNWQTLEDHEIGFRQSQDYQEWKKLLHHFYDPFPKVLHYS, from the coding sequence ATGATTTTGGAAGTAGCTATTTTACAAGTTAAACAAGAGAAGCAGACGGCGTTTGAAGAAAACTATGTTAAAGCTTCTTCAATAATTTCATCAATGCGAGGGTATGTCTCCCACGAACTTAAAAAGTGTATTGAAATAGAAGACCAATATATTCTTTTGGTAAACTGGCAAACTTTGGAAGATCATGAAATAGGTTTTCGTCAATCCCAGGATTATCAAGAGTGGAAAAAGTTATTACATCATTTTTACGACCCTTTTCCTAAAGTATTACATTATAGCTAA